GGATACAAATTTACGATCATGGTTTGTCGTTATTCCTACCCACCTCGTCTATTTCTCCACGCTCTTACCCCTCATTTTTCTCTCTCGGTTTTACGATAATAAAATAACGGAAGGTAGATAAAATGGCGTGGTTTTACGGCTTTTAGACTGCGGATATTGACGAGAAGGAGATTCGAATGGAGAAGCCGGAGGAGCTGGTGATGGCCCTGGCTGAAGCTAAGGTACGTCACCCAATTTACTGCACTTGGAGTCAAGGTGTTCGACGATATAACTACTTAACCTTTACCACATCTGGTTTTTAATTGTATGACACTTGACAAACAACACTGGAAATGGATGCTTTGATCATCTCAGGCGGATGCCATTGTAACAAAGCTTCGGAGCAATGGCTTTAAAGAAGATCATACGCAACCGACCCTTTTGATAACTGCTGATCAAGTGAGATTTCCTGTCCCTTATATCATTATTGCGAGGCAATGTAGCATTGCAAGTAATAAGTTTGCTATTGCTTTAGAATAAGCATGAGGGAGGATTTATAAGTTGTTTTCAACAGAAGTGATAATGCTAACAAACCAATTGCTGTTAGAGATTAGAGAACTTTATGACGGTGAAATATTAAACACCTTACGGTTTCTGAGTGATTTTAGTGAAATTTGTTGTggagatgtaggaagcttcaaaGAATGGGCACGACAGAATACGAGATAGATTTTGCTTTATTCTCTTTACACTTGTTATGAATGAGCTTACTACTGATTCTTGGGAAAGGCTCTATGGTACATGTTAGAGAAGATGGTGTACCAACAATAGTTAAGTTGAAGACATGGATAAACGTTGAATTGAATAatgaaacaaatattgaagatagGGTCTAAAAATGATCGATTGATAGAGACAATGTTTATGATTTGTATTTGCATCAAAGGATCTAGGAGAGTTAAATGGACATAAAGTTAATGATCTTATTTTGTGGTTGCCATGTTCAACCTCTTCAAGGTCCTGAAGGAGAGcattaaaataatggaaaagactgGCTTGACAGCCCCATGAAAGCAGGTTTTTTGACAAAGTTAGCATTCAATTTTAAGTACAAGACCCTTCTTCTGAATTAAATCATATCTAGTGAAATACTTAAAGCCAGTGTACTCCTTTTATTTCCTAACACCTCCTGATTAGGAACTGTCGCTTTGTGCAAAACATATTGCCATTAAATGTTCCTATTAAATGTTGTTAGCTCAAGAAATACACGTAATTCTGTAAGTAAATTCTTACCAATGAATGGCAATTATATCTGTTTAAAGGATCTTAAGCACAAAGAAATGCAGTGCGGCCTTATTGTTTATAACATCAATACGAATTATGCTATTCATCATTTTTGCAGTGTTGCTGTTTTACCATAAACTTGTGGAGGTATCTGGATGTCAAAGTTTTCTCACTTAACAATGATTGGGAGATCTTAAGGTGTCAATATAACTTTTCACATTTTATCTCCCATCATCAACTCCTGACCTCTCCTCTCACTCTGCTACATCACTATCCTCTGCCATTATATCATTATGTGATCATAATCCTCGAAGGGATGGCAGCTGCTTATTGCGGTGCCTTtaattctttttgatttcatttgAAAATCTCATGTTCGCATCAATATGAagggtgtgtgtgtgcgtgtgtagtctaatagatgaaaaagaaaaaaagattaggGTCTGTTGGGATGATTGGGCCCAAAATCCTATAGAAACATGGGTTTGGACCAATACAACCACTTAAATGATGCTGGGCTAGGTTGTCTTTATAAATATCCAGACAACCACTGCAGTGGACCAGCCCGAATCCTATTGGGAGAGAAAAAAGACCTCAGTaggtctttttttttccttcctaggGGATTCCAGCCAGCCCAGTGCAGTGGTTCTGTAGGTATTTATAAAACAGGGGGTCTCATTTACGCAGTTGTATTGCTCCAAACCCAGGCCATGATTCCTATAGGATTTTGGACTCAGTCATCCAAACAGACCCTTAGTATTTTCAGCTTTGTTTACATTCCAAGGAACTGTTTATATTACCTCAAACTGCATACATCAGACCTACCTTTTCTTTTCTAATGGAATATTATGCTTTATATAAAGCACATTCTAGATCGgtgctgattttatttttataccTTGAAGGTTGTGGTCCATGGAGGGATGATTAGAGAGAAGCCATCTGGTGCAGAACAAGCACGTGAATTTCTTAAAGGTTTGTTGGAGagggtttttctttctttttcactaAGAAGCTTATTCTGGTGCAGCCTTCATTTTGCTGTTGCATGGGATGTTATTTTCAGGGTATTCTGGGGGTCATGCATCCACGGTGGGATCTGTACTTGTCACAAACCTCAAGACAGGGCAAGAAAAGGAGGATGGGATAAAGCTGAAGTACTGTTTTTATTTCACTTGTAGCATCTCAACTTTAATATTCACATTCAGCAAGAATCGATAGTTTGGTGGACTTGAGTGTTGAAAAAACttaagcttaaaaaaaaaaaggataaatgaACATGTTTCTCGGAATGTTATCACGATGAATTGTAACTTTTCATCTTTCTTAATGAATCCATTGAAGGGACCTGGTTGTATACTAATATAAAATATCAGCAATTTATGCAATGCAACCGGAATCCAGAGTTTTGTTTGTAATATGGATTTGTTTCTGTCAACGTTCACTTTTGTCTGACGAATTTACGGCAGTATATGAATGCTTCTGTGTGGCTTGCAGGTTTATTTTCACAAAATACCAGAAGAGGTCATAGAGAACCTGGTAATTGCATCTTGTATgccatataattctcaatatataTCGGTCTTATACTATAAATTGAtgatctcaatatttttctcataGGGATAAGGTTGATTTTTAGCTATTTTGGTATCGATGTAATTTAATGAGCTTGTTGGTATACATTACAGATTAAGGAGGGGGATGTGCTATATGTCGCTGGTGGCCTGATGGTAGAACATCCATTAACTTCACCTTTGTGGAGGCAATAGTGAGTTTTTTGCATCCTCATTATATTTCATGTTAAAAAACCTGCCTGTATTGCATCAGATTTTGCATGTTGCAGGTAATGGGTTGATTGATTTATGTTGCAGGTAGGGACAATTGACAGCATAATGGGACTTCCAAAGGCTCTTACAGAAAAACTTATTCAGGAGGCCCTTGAGTAGGCAAAGTTGCCTATAAATCTTCCAGCTAATGACTTAAGATTTTGGTGGCCTTATGTCACTGTAGATGCAATGTTAGTTCAAGTATACAGGGGCATTGAGAGACCTGCAGGAAAATGATTGTCAAGATTTTGTTGTCACTAGCCACTGGAACACTCATCATTTTATATTGGTCTATGTTGCAAGTTCACTATCTAACCCCTTATTTgatgatgaagattttcatagtGTTGGCAGTATGATACTCCGACATTAATCatgctctctttttttcttttttttttttttttgagaaaattcaaaacacATGTGGCCATTATAAGCTTTGGAGGTATCAAGATCATGCTATATCGAAACAGGATTTGCTTGATCAATCCACTGTTTTTATTTGATCAAAGCCACTGATATGGCCATGTCATGGCAGCAACGGTTTATGAATTGCAAGGCTGAACCCTGTAATTGGGATGCTGTTGAAGATGATAATCACAGTTGTTTGGAGTTCCTGTCATTCTAGTAGTCCTAATGGAATGCTGTTCATAGTTTGCTCTCTAAAAGCTTAATGCAGATAAATAAGCAAATGCTGCCCTCCATGGCCTGTTGGTTTTTGATATTATGTTCTGCCGCAAATCTGGCTATAGGAGGGGTTTGATGCTGGGTGGTATGAGGTGACATAAGCTTCAAATAACAAAAAGATTGTCTTCATATTTTTTAGGTTGGTTCCTTCCTTGTTAAGTGGGCAGGTGTCGGGTTTTGGTGGTACAAGTGCTGATCGGTCAGGACCGGTTTTTGTTCTTGTTGCGATAAAGAAGGGGGAGGTTTTTGTATCTATGTATGGGGATGTAGGCCCAACTTTTTCCTTTCAGTTGTCTGTGCAAACTGTGGAAGTTTTGTTTTCAAGCAAATGCTCCTTTGattaccaaaaaaacaaaaaacaaaaaacaataaTCCATGCCTATGCCTGATGTTATATGGAAATGATTGTCTGTTAATAGTAGTGCTCGGTGCTCAGTCCGGTCCGTAAAGTCTGCGTTGCGATCtgaatgaaattttttgagaggtCTGTGGTGGTAGCGGAGGGCATGGGTCTATTTTTATGTCCGAaatccaccactgatctcattgGGAGGTGCGGGAGGCAACATCCTCTGTGGTACGGATCAGTATAAATATTGTACTTTCTGCCAATCTTAGCAGTATTGTGTGAGaggttttgaaaatcaaattGTGGCTAGAGTTTGGAGAGTtctgagtgattgtatctctcttttcatcatagtgaaatttttctctcatgtCTTGTCTATGAATGAAGGTTTTtcagccgaaccacgtaaatcatGTGTccgtttttcttctcttctctattctGTGTGATTGTTCGAATCTGTGTGTGCCCTATTTTTGTGCTTACTGTaacaaattggtatcagagcgttGTATGCGTGCAGTTTAGGGTTCACAGATGGCATCATCTTCAACGAAGTATGAGGTGGAGAAGTTTAACGGAGCATCGAGTTTCAGTctgtgaaagattaaaataaaatcttcctTGATTCAGCAAAGTTTATGGAAGACAGTTGAGAATAACTTTTCAGAGGGTATGAAGGAGGCGGACAAGACCGATCTGAAGGAGAGAGCCTTGAGTGCGATTTTCATAAGTGTCACTGATAATGTTCTACCAGAGATTGCTAGtgaaaaatcggcatctgaagcgTGGAAGAAATTGGAGAAGCTGTATTCCGTCAAATCGCTGACAAATCATCTCTATCTGAAGAAAAGACGGTACAATCTCAAAATGAATGAAGGTACGCCCATTAAAGAATATTTggatgaatttaattcaatcattaTGGATCTGAAGAATATAGATATTGATATTGATAGTGAGGATCAGGCTTTGATTGTGTTATGTTCATTGCCACCCTCATATGAGACTTTTGTTAATAGTCTGTTGTATGGAAAAGAAAGTATTTCACTAGATGATATTAGTAATTCACTAAAATCGAAGGagttgaaaaagaatttttcagatAATAGAGATAGATCTGAGGGAGAGAGTTTGTTGAGCAGGGAAAAACACAGTCAAGCGAGGGTTCTTCAAGCAAAAAGAAATCTAAGGCTAGATCAAAATCTAGAATGAAAAAGGCTAACTGTTTTGAGTGCGGGGAGCGGGGACACTACAGGAGAGATTGTCccaagttgaaaaataaaagggGGAAGCAATCAGAGAGTTCTGCAAATGCTGTTGACAGGTTTAATAATTCTGATGATAGTGATAGTGCTAGAGAAATTTTATCTGTGAGTTCAGATCATGGACAGAGTTCTTGGGTCCTTGATAGTGGTGCTACTTATCACATGTGTCCACACAGAAATTGGTTTGTCACTTACAAACAGATGAGTGGTAAAGTATTTCTGGGGAATGATCACGCATTACCTGTGGAGGGTGTAGGTAACATCAGATTaaagatgtttgatgggattgtcagAACTATGGAGTGTTGGCATATTCTAGGACTGAAGAAGAACCTAATTTCTCTTAGGACACTAGACTCTCATGGATACAAATACCAtgcagagaatggaattctcaaaGTGTGCAAGGGCTCTATGGTACTCATGAAAGGTAGTTTGGTTTCAGGATTGTATGTTCTTCAGGGAAGTATAGTTTCAGGGGAAGTTGCAGTAGCATCTAGGAGCAGTAATCAGAATTAGACTCAGCTGTGGCATTTGCGTCTTGGTCATATGAGTGAGAGAGGGTTATCTGTATTGAGCAAGCGAGATTTGTTGGACAGACAGAAAACAAAATCTATGGATTTTTGTGAACACTGTGTTTGGCAAATAGTCCACggtgaagttcaacaaaaaggcAGTGCATAGGACCAGAAGTATAGTGGATTACATCCATTCAGATCTATGGAGTCCTAACAGAATTCCTTCCAAGAACAGTGCCAGATATTTCATGACtttgattgatgattac
This genomic window from Elaeis guineensis isolate ETL-2024a chromosome 13, EG11, whole genome shotgun sequence contains:
- the LOC105055925 gene encoding LOW QUALITY PROTEIN: uncharacterized protein (The sequence of the model RefSeq protein was modified relative to this genomic sequence to represent the inferred CDS: inserted 2 bases in 2 codons); protein product: MCCPAEQCNRPASGWLLEVLLHYWGRVPERDREKKMASRASLFKVILGSSSASRRQILAEMGYKFTIMTADIDEKEIRMEKPEELVMALAEAKADAIVTKLRSNGFKEDHTQPTLLITADQVVVHGGMIREKPSGAEQAREFLKGYSGGHASTVGSVLVTNLKTXARKGGWDKAEVYFHKIPEEVIENLIKEGDVLYVAGGLMVEHPLTSPXVEAIVGTIDSIMGLPKALTEKLIQEALE